A stretch of Gossypium hirsutum isolate 1008001.06 chromosome A06, Gossypium_hirsutum_v2.1, whole genome shotgun sequence DNA encodes these proteins:
- the LOC107961855 gene encoding protein PHLOEM PROTEIN 2-LIKE A9, with translation MASKSHQDADPNAIIANEGDFIFKPKAFNIVWGNDSRYWRIPRSPIPDEQEAAELIQVSWLEVTGSVKLEPLTRHEISFKLSFRRDSFGWSGAPIFLMAKVGKKGKYKWKRLKELDNLPKDPIMVPTDDSFTIEPIPSNEPDKRLYFGLYEVWSGKWKGGLKVHEAIVRKLG, from the exons ATGGCTAGCAAGTCTCATCAAGATGCAGATCCCAATGCTATCATAGCAAACGAG GGAGATTTTATATTTAAACCCAAAGCATTTAACATTGTATGGGGAAATGACAGTCGTTATTGGCGCATTCCTCGCTCACCTATACCAGA TGAGCAGGAAGCAGCAGAGCTGATTCAGGTATCTTGGTTGGAAGTAACGGGTTCAGTGAAACTAGAGCCTTTAACCAGACATGAAATCAGCTTTAAACTCAGCTTCAGAAGGGATTCTTTTGGATGGAGCGGGGCACCTATTTTCTTGATGGCCAAGGTAGGGAAGAAAGGTAAGTACAAGTGGAAAAGGCTCAAGGAACTAGACAACTTGCCTAAGGACCCCATTATGGTTCCAACCGATGATTCCTTCACTATCGAACCTATTCCTTCAAACGAACCCGACAAAAGGCTTTATTTTGGTTTGTATGAAGTCTGGAGTGGGAAATGGAAGGGAGGTTTGAAAGTTCATGAAGCCATCGTCAGGAAATTAGGTTAA